The genomic segment ACAGAAGGAGCAATAGGCGACATAGGCGCAGCTGCAAGATCAATGGGACAAGATGAAATGGGAGAACCAGCACTGGAAGAAGGCAGAGGAGTACTTACCCGAGACATTGGTGAAGAGCAGGGAGGCGGTGGTGCTGGAACCCGAGACGGAGGAATGGAGGGACCTGTATGAGGGACACAGACAGGAAGAGAGAGCCAAGAGTGAGGTGCATGTAAAATGAGTTCAGTTTCTGGTCTGTGAGTATTGGCAAAACCATGATGGAATGGAAAGTCTATCTCATTGAAAATAACATGTCGAGACAAATAAATTCTCCCATGAGGACTTAAGCATTTGTACCCTTTATGGACCTCACTATACCCAAGATTCACACATTTAATAGTGTGAAATTGAAACTTATGACTGTGATAGGGCCTTAAGCAAGGAAAACATGCTGAACCAAACACCTTTAGAAATGCATAATCAGGGACTTTAGAGAGCAAAACAGTATAAGGAGACTTGTTAGATAAAATGGGTGTTGGCAGCCTATTTATAAGGTACACAGCAGTGTGAAATGCTTCAGACCAATATTTTAGAGGCATGTTAGCTTGTGCAAGTAAAGTGAGACCCATTTCAACGATATGCCTATGTTTGCGCTCAGCCCTACCATTTTGTTCTGAGGTGTGAGGACAAGAATGATTAAATATAATGCCATGTTCAGTCACAAGCCGTGTAAAAGCCTGGTATTCCCCACCCCAATCAGTGCGAAGTTGTTTGATTTTGCGATCAAACTGATTCTCAACTAATGCTTTAAAATGAGTAAAAGCTGTAAGTgcatcagatttttgtttaagtGGAAAAAGCCAAGTATAGCGGCTATAGTCATCAACAAAATGTATATAATATCTGAAATTAATGTGAGAGGCCACAGGAGCTGGACCCCAGAGATCTGTGTGGATCAAATCAAGCACATTGTTAGCTCTAGATGAAGAATTCTTAAAGGGTAAAGCATGAGATTTCCCAAGTTGACAAGCATCACAAAAAGAGTGTTTTTCATTGACTATGTGTTTTACATTAGACATTTTTAACACTTGATTTAAAACTGAAATGGAAGGATGACCTAAACAACGATGCCATGTATCTTTTAAggaaacagtagaggaactatCGGGCTGGGAATGTGTTTGGACAGCAGTAAACGAGCTTGGTGGAAAGGGGCGAGAGGATGAAGAATTGAGCTGGTAAAGACCATCTTTAAGTGTTCCTTCCAGCACCACCGTCCCTGTTAGCAAGTCCTTCACACAACAAAAACCAGGAAAAAACTCAATCGATACTTGATTATCACGAGTCAATTTGGAAACACTGATAAGGTTCTTAGTAATAGTAGGAACATGAAGCAAGTCTTTCAAGAACAAGCTAGTAGCTGGAGAAATATCAATAGAAGCAGTACCAGTAGATTGAATAGTCAATTTCCTACCATCACCAACAATAATCTGGTCCTTACCACCATAGTCGGATTTGGTAGACAGCTTGTCCCCATCAGCAGTCAAATGATTGGTCGCCCCACTATCGGCATACCAGCTTTCATCAGTAAGAGTCTGTGGTGTGGCAAGAAGAGTTGTCATGTCTTGTTGTTTAGCTTTGAGTGAAGTATTGTCCAACGAAGGTGGCTGTCCCATGTACGACTCATTATACCGGTTGTAACAAACAGAGGCAGCATGCCCATATTTTCCACAGACCTGGCAAGTGGGTCGAGAGCCACGACCCGACCGCGCACCTCGACCTTGGTAACCGCGGCCCCGTGAGTGAGAAGGAGGAGTGCTAGAACCACGACCAGAGTTATAGGGAGTGCCCTGAGAACGAGGGAAGTTGGAGGAAAACGGTCGCTGGGCCAGATTTGCCGAGAGAGAGCCAGAGGAATTGAGGAGGGGACTAGAGGTGTTGACAGAATGCAAACGCTCCAGTTTACCATCAAAACTGAGAAGGGAactttggagttcctgccatgTAAGAGAAGGGCGAGATTCAAGTAAGCAAACAATGGATAAGTATTCGATATCCAAACCTGAGAGGACATTTGCAGTGAGATGCTTTTCAGGATATGGTTCCCCTGCTAGGGCAAGAGAATCGGCTCAGATGCGCTTCTGTTTGAGATAATCTATCATGGATGTTGCCCCTTTGCGTGTAGTCTGTATTTTAGTCCGCAGGTCATCCATGTGGGCACGAGAGTGAGCTCCAAATAGCTCTTCGAGTGCAGTCCAGAGTTGGGCCGCAGTGGTGCAACCCATGACTTCTGAGGCAATGCCCTCAGTCATGGAACCATATAACCATCCCATAAGAAGTTGGTCGCAGACAATCCAGGATTCGTAATCAGGGTTGAGAACCTGTTCGGAGAAATCAACACCATCACCAGTGGGTTTCTCGACTGGAAGAAACTGAGGTGGGCAGGCACGGAGGCCGTGAAGATACCCATCGAGACGATGGCCACGGACGATCGTGGAAACCATCGTTTTCCACAGAGGAAAATTGTGTCGGTCGAGTTTGAGAGAGAATGGTTGACTCAGAGTAGTACCGAAGGGAGTCACCATGGAAGCGCCTGCAAGATGCAGCTGCACAGTCGATCCGCCAGGAGCATTGCTGACAGAACCAGGACCGGCCTTCGCCGGCTGGGTGGATGGAGTCTGACTTTCGCCGGTCGACATGGCCAACGGCCTgaaatgctctgataccaagtgaaGATATAGAGAAATGGACAGCAAAATGATTGAATCAGCTCAAACGTTATGAGCAGAGTATTTCTCATTATATAATAGAGCAATTACAAGAGGTTAATAACAAACCCATAGGCTAATAGACACGTGTACAGAGGAAAGAATATTACAACAATTACATAACAGAATTGATAAAGGCAATGTAACAATAAAATCTTCCTTGGGATTGCTTCATTCAGTACCACTGTACTGAACGTTAGTGGCCTCCTTTTCCTCTGCATTTCCAATTTCTTTTACAGGCTTAAACGATAGAAGCTTTCCAGTCAAGTCATACTGCACCAGAAAATTGGCCTGAGCCACATTACCAAAGATTAGAAGATCATACAGATCAGTGGGTGCAAACGCAAAGCATAAAACATCTTCTGTAACTCGAAGGAACGTGTTTATTACACTCTTCAACTCCACATCTCCTCCGTCCTCGAAATGAAAAGTGAACCCAAGAGCATCGATATCATCCGACTTGGTCTTGTAACACAGACTCGTATACCCATTTGGATCTTTACCAAACTCCAAATTCTTTATCGACTTTCTCATCATGGTTTCCAACGCTTTGTATAACTTGGTAGGTAAATACGTTAACAAGGTCCCAGAATCTATGATCATGTTTCCCTGAGCACCTTTCTTCGTCAACTCAAATTTCACATTCTCGATACTGACAGCTTCAAGTGCGAGGTAATAGTAGCTTTGAAAATCAATGTTTGTTAGTAAAGGAGTAGTCGATACTTGAGTACCTGGAACAAAACTTGAGCCACCAAAATATAGTTTGCTTGAagatgatggtggtggtggtggtgatggtgatAATGATGCAGGCACCAAGCAGTAAGAAAATTTGCCATTTATGGAAGACCCCATTTGAGAAATGAGGGAGAGTTTTCCAGCTACGAGTCCAATGATTCCCGACTCGAGACCGCTGAAAGCTCCTCCGTTTTGGAATCCGAAGCCAAAAATGGTGCTGGGAAATGACAATACAGGATCATTATCATCAGGAGATGAAGCTGAGAAGGTGAGAGTTTCGAGGGCAAGGGTTCCACTTGTGTAAGAGGAGTCTCCATAGGAGTAGGTGTAACGGCAGGAGGAGTCTGCATTGCAGAAGGGCCCGTCATCATCCAAGTTCTTACACTGTTCGGATTTGCAGGAAAGAAGGTGGAAGGTTGAGGAAGAGTTGGGTTGAAAGAGAGGACCCTTTTGCTTGAAGCAATGGGGACAGGGCTGGCATTGAGTCCACATGAGATCGCTTCCGGTATCTGCAATGGCGAGAATTGGGAAAGGTGGTGTGCCGATGGAGATGTTAATGAGATACTCTCCTCCGCTGGGGAATAACTCAGATTGGGCACTGCTGCTgctagaagtagtagtagtgttcTTCTTGTTGGTCAAGTAGTGGTGGAAGTGGTTGGCACTACGGTGGGTGGAGCGTTGCAGGGCCATGGCTATGCGTTGCCAAGGGGTTTGCGAAGAAGAGTACAATGGAGATTTTGGTGAGTCTCGATGGATCAACTCCACGCTAATGATAGCCCCATTATTAGAAGAAATTAATGAAACAGTAATTATGAAGAACACAAAACCATACTGTGTTTTAATCACTGCCATACTTTCCTTAGCAGGTTTCCACggaatatatttattaatataatatagatatatatatatatatacacacaccaAAGGAGGGAGAGCTCAAAATAGGAGGGATATAAATAAAAgctaaataattaattagttcaaatatttttatctttatttaaaaaaaaaaaattgctagaAGAGATTTTTTTTCACAATATAATGATGGCGTATATTACATCAAATGCCTATCTATATTTGGATGCAGGATCAtgatttggattttttttttatcattctatatatatataaagtaattaATTTTACAATGGACGGAAATATATCCACTATTTATAGTATAAAGTTATAAGGTGTGAATTAAATATGGAGATATTCttctttttaattatatgtaacggaagattctttttttcttttatttaacaccctcctttctttaattaatttaaaaatatgaagTAAAACTCTCTaagaagataaaaaaataatctCTTATTTCTATGTATGCATGTGGACAATTTGATTTTAGTTAGCAATAAATTTAGAGATTATTAGAATTAATTTATAAGTTATCAAGTCATGAGAACAGAGAATTGAGATGCCCAAAATTTTAAACTTACTATCAGATGTATACATATATGCTTAGCATATATGATCTCATCATTttgtataattgtatatatatataaacatattatcaaaattaacccttaaaaaAATACACATATCATTAACACGATAAAAGTGTATATATTtttgtgattatatatatatatatgtagttaCTTAAACTAACACACAAATTAATGATGTAATATATTTATTTGGTTTGGAATTCATATACCACCTTTGGTTTTAGGTCGTTTATATACCACCAAATGGTCCATTATCTGAGCTACATTATTGTAGAGAGATAGATGTCCTCTTCCATGACAACCCGGAGAATAACATGTTATATATAAAGAACAACTACAATATCTTTATGGGGGAAAAAACACGCACACATCACCATATCAAAATCAATTTCAATAAATGGTATTATTTTGATATTACAACAAAATTTATTTCCCTATCGATCCACAAAGATCAATGTCTGTTTCAATAAAAATATTATGACTGCAATACGCCATAAGTAAAATTTAGTGAGACTACTTTTAGTCTTTGTAATATAATAACATTTTAACTACTACGTTATATTTTAACATTTTGAAAAGGAAAAAGTTCAATTATTATTTGTTAAAAGGCCAAAAAATTTGACATATATTTTACTTCTGTTTGAAATAGCATTGGGTAGTGCTTCCATATTGGAGATGAACTTAATTATATCCTCAAATATCCTTAAACTAGATACAATTAATATACACATATACCATTTGACATAATATCAATTTTTAAATCACCCGTATATGTATGTAATATatgtattgttgtatttttttaatcaatttattatttgtttgtgTGTGAgcatgtttttttttcatttattattattattgttattattattattattattatgatttatatatttttggactcTGGATtctgttttgacaaattactttttagaccttacgctttgtaaaatagttaaaatagaaccttaaacctgattttggtcaatgttttctcaactaaaatcacaaataatttaccaaactaacaatcatTTTTTCtacatcaaaattgagtttagggttctattttaactattttacaaaacataaaattcaaaaaataatttgtcaaaacacagcaTCCAAACATGTAAtgggacaaaaaaaaaaaaaaatatatatatatatataaaaaaccatattattattttatatgatGGCCACTTTTTGTAGTCATACCATCAATCAAAATTAAGACTTCGAGAGCATGGTTCACAATCCTAAATAAATGGTTGAACAACAGGCCTTATCAGCTTGATGGGAGAGAATAGAACCATCGATAGCCTATGTGTGCGTATATATGTGAATGCGTGGATCAAGTGAATAATGTATATTTAACAAACGCTACATACTGATAAtgaaatctcatttattaaaaaaaaagagcaaAAATTGAAATACAAAGGGATAATGATGATGAAAAAAAAAGtagtattattaatttattacacACAGGAGAGAAATAATACACCAACATCAATTCagtaatttaaaaaaacaaaaaagaaaacccATAAATCTCCATAATAATAGTACGTACGTAATACTACAAGTGTAGGCTATAATATACGAAGCTAATTAATAGTGCAGTCCGTTGGCTTAAACGACACAGTTTTCTCCACACGATCATAACCCACCAAGAAATTCATCTGTGCCAAATTCCCATATATTGATAAGTCTTGTGTACCCACAATAGAAAAGCACACCACTTCCTCACTCACTCGCACAAATGTGTTGAGCTTACTCAGCTTCACGTCGGCACCTTTGAAATGCACGGTGATACTAGGCACAACAAAACTTGCGTCACTTGTGCTCTCGTAGCAAAAGTTCAACGTACCGCTCGGATCATCCACACGCTTCTGATCT from the Humulus lupulus chromosome X, drHumLupu1.1, whole genome shotgun sequence genome contains:
- the LOC133805700 gene encoding aspartic proteinase CDR1-like, with amino-acid sequence MAVIKTQYGFVFFIITVSLISSNNGAIISVELIHRDSPKSPLYSSSQTPWQRIAMALQRSTHRSANHFHHYLTNKKNTTTTSSSSSAQSELFPSGGEYLINISIGTPPFPILAIADTGSDLMWTQCQPCPHCFKQKGPLFQPNSSSTFHLLSCKSEQCKNLDDDGPFCNADSSCRYTYSYGDSSYTSGTLALETLTFSASSPDDNDPVLSFPSTIFGFGFQNGGAFSGLESGIIGLVAGKLSLISQMGSSINGKFSYCLVPASLSPSPPPPPSSSSKLYFGGSSFVPGTQVSTTPLLTNIDFQSYYYLALEAVSIENVKFELTKKGAQGNMIIDSGTLLTYLPTKLYKALETMMRKSIKNLEFGKDPNGYTSLCYKTKSDDIDALGFTFHFEDGGDVELKSVINTFLRVTEDVLCFAFAPTDLYDLLIFGNVAQANFLVQYDLTGKLLSFKPVKEIGNAEEKEATNVQYSGTE